One segment of Etheostoma spectabile isolate EspeVRDwgs_2016 unplaced genomic scaffold, UIUC_Espe_1.0 scaffold58, whole genome shotgun sequence DNA contains the following:
- the cfd gene encoding complement factor D: protein MVSEKDFLVAAAVFALISHSEGIIGGREATPHSRPYMASIQVQEGENLKHECGGFVIADQWVMTAVHCMPSGPNGRKVVLGVHSLSEPEETKQTFDILELYNHPSFSASNYDNDIALIKLDRPFNVSDAVKAVNFLRAGGTNPNTDAAVETAGWGSLNNLGSRPDKLWEVVINVVDSNRCKRSDYFGKKFTNNMICAHKVCPDPCDQPHKKEDTCDGDSGGPLLYNGVAVGITSNGGKKCGQIKKPGIYTIISHYTEWIDNTMAPQPAATPDQSA, encoded by the exons ATGGTGTCAGAGAAGGACTTTCTTGTGGCTGCTGCTGTTTTCGCCCTCATTTCACACA GTGAGGGTATAATTGGTGGCAGGGAGGCAACGCCACACTCTCGGCCCTACATGGCCTCCATCCAGGTGCAAGAAGGAGAGAATCTGAAACACGAGTGTGGAGGGTTCGTGATCGCGGATCAGTGGGTGATGACTGCAGTACACTGCATGCCATCAGG GCCAAATGGAAGGAAAGTCGTGCTCGGGGTCCATTCTCTGAGTGAACCTGAAGAGACCAAGCAGACATTTGATATTTTGGAACTTTACAACCATCCAAGCTTCAGCGCGTCCAATTATGATAATGACATTGCTTTGATCAAG TTGGATCGTCCATTCAACGTCTCTGACGCTGTGAAAGCCGTGAACTTCCTGCGAGCGGGCGGCACAAACCCCAACACAGATGCAGCGGTGGAGACAGCCGGGTGGGGATCCCTGAACAACCTGGGGTCCAGACCAGACAAGCTCTGGGAGGTGGTCATCAACGTGGTTGACTCCAATCGGTGCAAACGCAGCGACTACTTTGGCAAAAAGTTCACCAATAACATGATATGTGCCCATAAAGTATGCCCAGATCCCTGTGATCAACCACATAAGAAAGAAGACACCTGTGAT GGTGACTCTGGAGGTCCTCTGCTCTACAACGGCGTCGCAGTGGGCATCACTTCCAACGGAGGAAAGAAGTGTGGCCAAATCAAAAAGCCTGGAATTTACACCATCATCTCCCACTACACCGAGTGGATTGACAACACCATGGCCCCGCAGCCCGCTGCAACACCAGACCAGAGCGCTTAA